A window of Candidatus Desulfatibia profunda genomic DNA:
AGAACTTCATTAAGGGCTTCAACGCTTTTTAGTATCTTCAACGCTTCGACATTCTTATCGACAATAAGGGTAATATCTCTTGATGTAGCCGGAAATTTCGGAATGGGCAGGGCTGATTTTATCTCCGCTATATGCTTGCTCAACTGGTTGACGTTAAGCTCAAAAATATAAGCGGTTTGCTTTAGCTCGTAATTACGAAGCACGTTTGGATGCAGCTTTCCTATAAGGCCTAGCGATTGATTTGCTGTGAATACTTCGGCCGTAAAACCGGGCTTTGTGTAACTGCAAAATTCCGGCGGCATGCCGGTAAATAATGTGTCGTCAACGCGCAGGTTTCTTAACAGCTCTTCGACCACACCTTTTAAGTCATAAAAATCACAATGTACTTCTTTGGAAAACCACAAAGCTTCGTTTCTAATCCCGGTACAAAGACCGGCCAGTATTTCAGCTTCAAGCGGCTGGCTGTCGGCCTCTCCGGTACTGAAAAAAACGTTGCCGATCTCGAACAGCTTAAGATTTCTGTTTTGCATCGCCAGATTGTAACGCATGGTTTCAAGCAGGCCGGGTATTAGAGACGTCCGCATCACAGCCTGATCTTCAGACAGAGGATTTAAGATTTCTATTTCCTTGCGTCTGGGATCATCAGATCTGAGTTCGAGCCGATCACAGGATCGTTTGCTGACAAAACTGTAATTGATTACCTCTGTAAATCCCAGGCCCGTCATCAGGCGTTTGATGCTATTCCTCGAATCAATCTGTTTTGAAGTCCTTCTGGTGTCCGCTGCTATCAGGGGAAAGGTTGTTTTGATATTGTTATAACCCAATAAACGGGCAACCTCTTCGGTGAGATCTTCAAATCTGCTGATGTCAACTCTATAGGACGGTGGAAAAACCCGCAGCTTATCGGCGTCATTTTTTTTGACATCAAACTCGATCGACCTTAAATAGGATTCAATCTCGTCCTGATTCAGACGGGTTCCAAGATAACGATTTAAAGCGGTGACACTAAGATCGATCATTTTTTCCGAAAAGGGCTTGGGGTTCTCATCAATTGTACCGCCAACGAGTTTGCCACCGGAGATTTCAGCAATGATCCTGGCAACCCGATGCAAGGCCGCAATCGTGCCCCGGGGGTCAACGCCACGTTCGAAGCGTTGGGACGCGTCGGTGCTCAGTCCTAGTTTTTTAGACGTTTTTCGAATACAAACCGGATCAAAATAGGCGCTCTCAAGCAGAACCCGCGTGGTGGTCTCTTCGACTTCTGAATTCAACCCGCCCATAACTCCGCCGACAGCAACCGATTTTTCTCCGTCACAGATCATGAGCATTTCCGAATCCAGGCGCCGCTCTTTTTGATCCAGGCTGGTAAATGTTTCACCCTCTTGGGCGACCCGGACAACAATTCTGTTTTCGGCAAGCCGGTCAAAGTCAAAGGCATGCAGCGGCTGACCGGTCTCCATCATTACAAAATTGGTAGCATCAACGATGTTGTTAATCGGTTTTAAACCCACTGAAACCAGACGATCCCGGAGCCAAAACGGTGAGGGGCCGACGGCAACATCAAAAACAAGCCTAGCGGCATATCTGGGGCAAAGGTCCGGATTCAAAATCGTAACAGACGTATAATTTAAGATATCATCGCAAGATTCCGGAAGGCTGATTCGAGGATAGTTTACCCTTGTTTTTCGGAGAGCTGCAATTTCCCGCGCTATTCCAATGATACTCAGACAGTCCGAACGGTTCGGTGTCAGATCAATTTCGAACACGGGGTCTGACAATCCAAGCGCTTTGTTTAGAGGTTTTCCCACCGCAAGATTCTGTTTCAGAACCATGATGCCGTCGCCACCTGCACCCAGACCCAACTCGGCTTCACTGCAAAGCATTCCTTCTGAGCCTTCACCATGAATCAGGCCTTTTTTCAATACATTGCCGCCCGGCAGACAGGCGCCGGGAAGGGCACAGGGCGCCAAAATACCCGTTTCTACATTCGGCGCTCCACATACGACAGGAATCGTGCGATTGCCTAAATCCACCCGGCAGATTTTCAGACCATCGATATTGGCGTGTGGAACGATCCCGGCAATTCGGCCGACAAAAACATGATCGAGATAATCATAACGATCTGAAAAGGTGTCAACTTCAAGCCCGACCATGGTAAGGGCGTCAGCGAGATCACTCGGCGGCATGTCGACGTCCATGTATTCTTTTAACCAGCTAACACTGACCTTCATATTAAAACTGCCTTAAGAACCTTAAATCGTTTTCAAAAAACTTGCGGATGTCATCAACCCCGTATTTCAGCATTGCAATCCGTTCAACACCCATTCCAAAAGCAAATCCGCTGTAGCGGGCGGTATCATAACCGACGTTCTCAAACACAGCAGGATGTACCATGCCGGAACCAAGCACTTCCAGCCATCCGGTATTTGAGCATACCCTGCATCCGGCACCTCGGCAGATAACGCACCGGATATCGACTTCCGCACTCGGTTCCGTAAACGGAAAGAAGCTGGGTCGAAACCTGAGGCTTGTTTCTGTGTCAAACATCTGGTGCACAAATGTAGTCAGCACCCCTTTCAGATCTCCAAAGGAAATCCCTTCATCAACAAGAAGACCTTCAACCTGATGAAACATGGGCGTATGGGTCAGGTCGGAGTCACAACGGTAGACTTTACCGGGTGCGATAATTCTGACCGGCGGTTTTTGTCGCTCCATTATCCGGGGCTGGGTAGGGGAGGTGTGGGTCCGCAGAACAATGTTTTCTGAAATGTAGAATGTGTCCTGCATGTCCCTTGCAGGATGATTTTTGGGTATATTCAGGGCTTCAAAATTATAATAGTCGGTTTCAACTTCCGGTCCTTCGGCAATATCAAACCCCAGTCTTGTAAAAATATCACAAATCTGCTGGGTAGTCTGCGTAATTGGGTGCAATGACCCATGACGGACAACTCTGCCGGGCAGCGAAACATCAATTCGGTCGGCTGTTTTTAATGACGCACTTTCAAATTGTTGAAAGGCCTTTTTGAATTTAGCATCAAGAACCCTCTTAACATCGTTGGCCCTTTTACCGGCCTCCGGTCTTATCTTTTGGGGAAGATTCGCAATATCTCTCAAAAATTGAGTCAGCTTGCCCTTGCGACCCAGATATCGGACCGAGAGGTCTTTAACACTTTCCATATCAGAAGCAACTTCAAGCTCCTTTAGCGCCTGCGCTTCAATCTGTTCGATATCCTGTTCCACTTTTTATGGTCTGTTTTCTCAATTGTAATTGTTTGTCGAAAGCCGAAAGGCGGAATCTGATTGAAGATCCCTGCCTTATCGGCCGTTCGCTATTCCGCAGCTCCACCCTGAAAGGACGGGGTAGGCGCCCGTCCCATCCGATTCATCTTGTTGTAATTTATGGGAAATTAGCCCTGCCTAGATAAATTCTTCATGAAAAATTCGGGTTAGAGTTGCTGGGCAGCCAAGTTGGCGATCTGAGCAAACCCCGAAGGATCAGATATAGCCAGCTCCGCCAAAACTTTTCGATCAAGCTCAACACCGGCCAGTTTAAGTCCATGGACAAATTTACTGTAAGACAGATTATTCATTCGTACCGCTGCATTAATTCTTGCAATCCAGAGTTTCCGGAAGTCGCGCTTCCGTGCTTTGCGATCGCGATAAGCGTACATCAGGGCCTTGTCTACCGCGTCGGCCGCTGTTCGAAATAATTTGCTACGCCCTCCGCGGAACCCTTTGGCCAATTTCAGTACTTTTTTACGGCGTTGTCTAGCTTTAAAACCTCTTTTTACACGCATGGTTATTCTCCTTAAACGTGAAACTCAACTTCTCAATAAGCCGGCATCGGCGATCCTGCCCCATCCCTTTCCTCCCAAGGAGTAAAAGGCCGTTCCCGCCCTGTGCTTGATACGGGAATAATGGGACAAAAGCCAACGCTATTGAGAAGGTCCCCGTGAAATTATCCGTTGGGGAGTAGTAACTTTATCTCTTTTTTGTTCGTTTTGTCAACAAGTTGGATTTTCCGCAGCGACCGCTTCCGCTTTGTGGTCTTTTTTGTTAAAATATGATTTGCATGTGATTTTGAAAAGACAAATTTACCTGTACCTGTCTTCTTGAAACGTTTTGCTGCTGCACGATTTGTTTTAATCTTTGGCATTTATTTAAACTCCTTTAAACATAGATGGCGTGGGCAATAGACAACTTCGGGCCACGCCATCTCGAGACCTTTATGTTAAAAGATATATGACATCAATTAGCTGAACGACATTTTACAACACAAACGTATCGTTTAGCGGTTGCCGGAAAAGCTCGGATGAACAATTATTATTTCGACAATTGTTTTGGCGACAATACCATAATCATGGTGCGGCCTTCAAACTTGGGATGTTGCTCCAACGATGCAACTTCTTCCGTTTCTTGAATAATTTTTTCAAGCAACTCCCTGCCAAGATTGGAAAGCGTAATTTCGCGACCCCTGAACATAACGGTTACCTTGACCTTGTCCTTTTTTTCAAGAAACTTCTTGATATGATTGATTTTGGTCCGCAAATCGTGATCGCCTGTTTTGGGACGAACCTTTATTTCCTTGAGTTGAAAGGTGCTTTGTTTCTTTTTGGCGTCCTGTTTCTTTTTGGTCAGTTCATATTTGTACCGACCGTAATCCATTATTTTGCAAACAGGGGGATTTGCATTGGGAGAAATTTCAACCAGGTCAAGACCAAAATCTCTAGCAGTAGCAAGGGCCTTGTATGTAGGAATAATGCCGATCTGATTGCCGTCGGGATCGATTACTCTAACTTCTTTGGCTCTTATATTAGTATTGATATTTGTTCTCTCTGACTTGCTCGGCCTACTTGTTTGTTTGGTTACAGCTATCCTGCACCTCCTACAGCGAATGTTCGTATTATTGCTCGGCAATACGGAAGAAAAGGAACCTATTTTGAACTGTGGCAGCGAGCGCTAATGTCGCATTTACCCTATTCCATATTATGAGCCATCAATCCAAATTCGATCTTGAAATATAAAACAACGTTAATAAATGCAAGAAAAAAAAGCAACTAAAATAAAAATTTGGTTCGTCTTCAATACGTTCTCATAAAATGGTGGCGGCAGGCGCTCTCTGTAAAATATTTTTCAGCAAATCGAAACGAATGTTTACTGGCCGAGAGTGTATCTGGCAAGCAGACTTTGGCGCCAGTATGCATTCTGCGGATTGTTAAAATAAGTCTTGAAAAGCTCCAGGCTCTGAGGGCGCAAAATGTTCGGCACAATGGAAATCCGCTGGTCGCGGTACAAGGGGGTGAGTTTTTTTAAATCACAACCCGTGCCGCCTCCCATGACATCTTCATAGGCGTAAACAACTTTACCAAGGCCGCTTAAAACGATGGCGCCAAGACACATCATACAGGGTTCCATGGTACAGAACAGGGTTATCTTGCTTTTATCTATAGCTGCATTAAGATCGATAAGGCGCCTTAATGCAACCATTTCAGCGTGATCAATTTCATTGGCAACATCTCCGGCGGTTCCTGTGCGGGAAGTGCTTACCAGCACCCTGTTTTGATAAACCAGCACGCAGCCAACCGGAAACTCCCCGGCAGCTAGTGCTTTTCGGGCCTGATCCAGCGCCTGCTGCATAAAATACTCGTAATCCATGTTACCCGCCTCTATTTGTCTTCATAATTTATATCAAATATACTCAATCGGCCCGCAGCCGTCGGGTGGTGCCGTTGTAAAACGTGAAGCTGTTTGAGGGCAAATAACTGGTTAGCCCGTTTGCCAGTTTGCCCGTTGCCCCGTCTGGATAAGGCAGACTGGCAGCGTATTCATCAACATCTGCAAATCAAGATCTTTATTAACAATGAGTAAATCAAATCAACCGGCCAACCGGCGAACGGGATAACGGGACAACCATAAGCAGACTTATAGCCTGCAAATGCTATCATCGCACGGACAGCTGCCGTCGACTTCAAAGGCATAGACGACTCTCGATTCAACTACAGCTTGCTCGGCCGAAATCCGATTTAAACTTGTTTTGGCTATCTTTTCAGAAAGTTCTGTTTTGGTAGGTATCGATCCAAGTCCCTGTGACATAACCTTGCCGGTAGCCCCCTCCAAAATCTCGGCATCCTCGCCGTTTGTCACCACCACAACCGGGACCTGGTAAGGCGCCACCAACCGGGAGGCAGCCAGCGCAGGACGGTGACGGGTGACCAGGGAACCGGGGCCGTACTTTATGATCATGCCGGTGATACCGTCCAAGTTGACCTGAAAATCGATTTTCACAATAGCACTTTTATTTCCGGCTGTTACCAGAAGTTCGCCGCGGGTTTGGATCTCTTTTTTCAGATAACCTTTTTGGTTCACAAGCAGATGAGCCACTTTCTGCCGGTACCTTTCGTCGTGGGTATCTGCTATGATT
This region includes:
- a CDS encoding phenylalanine--tRNA ligase subunit beta, which codes for MKVSVSWLKEYMDVDMPPSDLADALTMVGLEVDTFSDRYDYLDHVFVGRIAGIVPHANIDGLKICRVDLGNRTIPVVCGAPNVETGILAPCALPGACLPGGNVLKKGLIHGEGSEGMLCSEAELGLGAGGDGIMVLKQNLAVGKPLNKALGLSDPVFEIDLTPNRSDCLSIIGIAREIAALRKTRVNYPRISLPESCDDILNYTSVTILNPDLCPRYAARLVFDVAVGPSPFWLRDRLVSVGLKPINNIVDATNFVMMETGQPLHAFDFDRLAENRIVVRVAQEGETFTSLDQKERRLDSEMLMICDGEKSVAVGGVMGGLNSEVEETTTRVLLESAYFDPVCIRKTSKKLGLSTDASQRFERGVDPRGTIAALHRVARIIAEISGGKLVGGTIDENPKPFSEKMIDLSVTALNRYLGTRLNQDEIESYLRSIEFDVKKNDADKLRVFPPSYRVDISRFEDLTEEVARLLGYNNIKTTFPLIAADTRRTSKQIDSRNSIKRLMTGLGFTEVINYSFVSKRSCDRLELRSDDPRRKEIEILNPLSEDQAVMRTSLIPGLLETMRYNLAMQNRNLKLFEIGNVFFSTGEADSQPLEAEILAGLCTGIRNEALWFSKEVHCDFYDLKGVVEELLRNLRVDDTLFTGMPPEFCSYTKPGFTAEVFTANQSLGLIGKLHPNVLRNYELKQTAYIFELNVNQLSKHIAEIKSALPIPKFPATSRDITLIVDKNVEALKILKSVEALNEVLVENLHLFDAFEGDPIPLGKKSVSFRISYRSFHETLDDDTVNRIHQNIAERLLKEFNAILPA
- a CDS encoding nucleoside deaminase → MDYEYFMQQALDQARKALAAGEFPVGCVLVYQNRVLVSTSRTGTAGDVANEIDHAEMVALRRLIDLNAAIDKSKITLFCTMEPCMMCLGAIVLSGLGKVVYAYEDVMGGGTGCDLKKLTPLYRDQRISIVPNILRPQSLELFKTYFNNPQNAYWRQSLLARYTLGQ
- the rplT gene encoding 50S ribosomal protein L20, which codes for MRVKRGFKARQRRKKVLKLAKGFRGGRSKLFRTAADAVDKALMYAYRDRKARKRDFRKLWIARINAAVRMNNLSYSKFVHGLKLAGVELDRKVLAELAISDPSGFAQIANLAAQQL
- a CDS encoding translation initiation factor IF-3; this translates as MAVTKQTSRPSKSERTNINTNIRAKEVRVIDPDGNQIGIIPTYKALATARDFGLDLVEISPNANPPVCKIMDYGRYKYELTKKKQDAKKKQSTFQLKEIKVRPKTGDHDLRTKINHIKKFLEKKDKVKVTVMFRGREITLSNLGRELLEKIIQETEEVASLEQHPKFEGRTMIMVLSPKQLSK
- the rpmI gene encoding 50S ribosomal protein L35, translating into MPKIKTNRAAAKRFKKTGTGKFVFSKSHANHILTKKTTKRKRSLRKIQLVDKTNKKEIKLLLPNG
- a CDS encoding type I restriction enzyme HsdR N-terminal domain-containing protein, translating into MQGHHLILGELVDFISGEIIADTHDERYRQKVAHLLVNQKGYLKKEIQTRGELLVTAGNKSAIVKIDFQVNLDGITGMIIKYGPGSLVTRHRPALAASRLVAPYQVPVVVVTNGEDAEILEGATGKVMSQGLGSIPTKTELSEKIAKTSLNRISAEQAVVESRVVYAFEVDGSCPCDDSICRL
- the pheS gene encoding phenylalanine--tRNA ligase subunit alpha; this encodes MEQDIEQIEAQALKELEVASDMESVKDLSVRYLGRKGKLTQFLRDIANLPQKIRPEAGKRANDVKRVLDAKFKKAFQQFESASLKTADRIDVSLPGRVVRHGSLHPITQTTQQICDIFTRLGFDIAEGPEVETDYYNFEALNIPKNHPARDMQDTFYISENIVLRTHTSPTQPRIMERQKPPVRIIAPGKVYRCDSDLTHTPMFHQVEGLLVDEGISFGDLKGVLTTFVHQMFDTETSLRFRPSFFPFTEPSAEVDIRCVICRGAGCRVCSNTGWLEVLGSGMVHPAVFENVGYDTARYSGFAFGMGVERIAMLKYGVDDIRKFFENDLRFLRQF